A part of Corynebacterium afermentans subsp. lipophilum genomic DNA contains:
- a CDS encoding Fpg/Nei family DNA glycosylase yields MPEGDSVYQLSKRLQWMQGREVTATSIRVPRYATVDFTGMTCERVWPYGKHLFMQFGAPGHQPQILHTHLKMEGTWSMHRAGARWKKPAHAARVVLSLNDEPKADLELVGFWLGLVRVFPAREYQQEMGYLGPDLLDPDFDVDEAVRRIEAEPDREIGRALLDQHKLAGIGNEYRAEINFLAGTHPAELVRDVDVEKHVRLARRLMWANKDAPVRVTTGIRRAGETSYVFGRNNKPCRRCGTLIAKGFLGGEGDLERVIWWCPRCQPAPSPRFSPAPHGG; encoded by the coding sequence ATGCCCGAAGGTGACTCCGTCTATCAGCTGTCCAAGCGCCTGCAATGGATGCAAGGCCGCGAGGTCACAGCCACGTCCATCCGCGTTCCCCGCTACGCCACCGTCGACTTCACGGGCATGACCTGCGAGCGCGTCTGGCCGTACGGCAAGCACTTGTTCATGCAGTTCGGCGCGCCAGGCCACCAGCCGCAGATCCTGCACACCCACCTGAAGATGGAGGGCACGTGGTCCATGCACCGCGCCGGCGCCAGGTGGAAAAAGCCTGCTCACGCCGCCCGTGTCGTGCTTTCGCTTAACGACGAACCAAAGGCCGACCTCGAACTCGTTGGCTTTTGGCTCGGGCTGGTCCGCGTCTTCCCCGCCAGGGAATACCAGCAGGAGATGGGCTATCTCGGCCCGGACCTGCTCGACCCCGACTTCGACGTCGACGAGGCGGTGAGGCGCATCGAAGCCGAGCCCGACCGCGAGATCGGCCGTGCGCTGCTAGACCAGCACAAACTTGCCGGTATTGGCAACGAGTACCGAGCGGAGATCAACTTTTTGGCTGGGACGCATCCGGCGGAGTTGGTGCGTGACGTGGACGTCGAAAAGCATGTGCGTCTCGCCCGCAGGCTGATGTGGGCGAATAAAGATGCCCCCGTCCGCGTGACCACGGGAATCAGGCGGGCGGGGGAGACGAGCTATGTGTTTGGCCGAAACAATAAGCCGTGCAGGCGGTGCGGCACCCTGATCGCTAAGGGATTCCTCGGCGGGGAGGGCGACCTGGAGCGGGTTATTTGGTGGTGTCCGCGGTGTCAGCCTGCACCTTCGCCGCGTTTTTCTCCCGCACCGCACGGCGGATGA
- a CDS encoding antibiotic biosynthesis monooxygenase family protein — MNAITVPEGAGEELERRFAARKHSIDGHPGFEGFQLLRPVKGEDRYFVVTRWADEESYNAWWEGAGHAGHGENAGEKLRKPVSQSADLLEFEVVLDSTDGASAAGEA; from the coding sequence ATCAACGCGATTACCGTCCCCGAGGGCGCCGGCGAGGAGCTGGAGCGCCGGTTTGCCGCCCGCAAGCACTCCATCGACGGCCACCCCGGCTTCGAGGGCTTCCAACTGCTGCGCCCGGTCAAGGGCGAAGACCGCTACTTCGTGGTCACCCGCTGGGCGGACGAGGAGTCCTACAACGCGTGGTGGGAAGGTGCCGGCCACGCCGGGCACGGGGAAAACGCGGGGGAGAAACTCCGCAAGCCGGTGTCGCAGTCTGCGGACTTGCTGGAGTTCGAGGTCGTGCTCGACTCGACCGACGGCGCAAGCGCCGCCGGTGAGGCGTAA
- a CDS encoding HNH endonuclease signature motif containing protein — MNGIAELVDQVADGLSQLRQLLDAPSALPLATITRDLARLERAMDKKAYVDAAFAQACVLADAGKLVGANHPDAYLTEKLGISRGEAYNRLARAKALFDAPPPPEPDLGDLFGDGDTEEDRSAAEEAARKASEEEAERRRKDQEEARKRADEVPAAKQDIIRRELDKLLKAAEGERMRIYARAMEQAKYRDEKDLRLFVKRLVAEANKPHVKANPNAGFEKRDASLGRENSDGTFDVTLSMTRADYALYKALTDKGLSPNSNIPEELQRDRDPRTKGQRRYDQYMAILRQYEEGQQAANGGAASVVVSITLDDLAEADANTLFQTNVGVELDAFDLVRLGMDGTSDFVLTVDGLSGVPLHLGRSRRLASVGQRIAMFAVQGVCSWAGCTTSMSECEAHHIISWLRYGATDIENLTGLCPTHHRCNNDHRDGSFNKGYMDYDPDTGGAVLVKADGARHTNTTDPAMHSAVNRIRAKRAATSAPPPAETHWPTSPPPPPGRAGQANHRPTHRMPMRP, encoded by the coding sequence ATGAACGGGATCGCCGAGCTCGTGGACCAGGTCGCCGACGGCCTCTCGCAGTTGCGCCAGCTTCTGGACGCCCCTTCGGCCCTCCCCCTCGCCACCATCACCCGCGACCTCGCGCGCCTCGAACGAGCGATGGATAAGAAGGCGTACGTCGACGCCGCCTTCGCGCAGGCGTGCGTGCTGGCGGACGCCGGAAAGCTCGTCGGCGCGAACCACCCGGACGCGTACTTGACCGAAAAGCTCGGTATCTCCCGCGGCGAAGCATACAACCGCCTCGCTCGGGCGAAGGCGCTGTTCGACGCGCCGCCTCCGCCCGAACCGGATTTGGGTGACCTCTTCGGTGATGGTGACACGGAGGAGGACCGCTCCGCTGCTGAGGAGGCCGCACGCAAGGCCAGCGAAGAAGAGGCGGAGCGCCGCCGCAAGGACCAGGAGGAGGCGCGCAAGCGTGCCGACGAGGTCCCGGCCGCCAAGCAGGACATCATCCGCCGCGAGCTGGACAAGCTGCTCAAGGCAGCCGAAGGCGAGCGGATGCGCATCTACGCCCGCGCGATGGAGCAGGCGAAGTACCGCGACGAGAAAGACCTGCGGCTGTTTGTGAAGCGCCTGGTCGCCGAAGCCAACAAGCCGCACGTGAAGGCGAACCCGAACGCGGGTTTTGAGAAGCGCGACGCCTCGCTGGGCAGAGAGAACAGCGACGGCACCTTCGACGTGACGCTGTCCATGACCCGCGCCGATTACGCGCTGTACAAGGCGCTCACCGACAAGGGGCTGTCGCCGAATTCCAACATCCCGGAGGAGCTCCAGCGCGACCGCGACCCGCGCACGAAGGGGCAGCGCCGCTACGACCAGTACATGGCCATCCTGCGCCAGTACGAGGAGGGGCAGCAGGCCGCGAACGGCGGCGCGGCGTCGGTGGTCGTGTCCATCACGTTGGACGACCTCGCCGAGGCCGACGCCAACACCCTGTTTCAGACGAACGTCGGAGTGGAGCTCGACGCCTTCGATCTGGTCCGGCTGGGCATGGACGGCACGAGCGATTTCGTCCTCACCGTCGACGGGCTTTCCGGGGTGCCGCTGCACCTCGGCCGGTCGCGGAGGCTCGCGTCGGTGGGCCAGCGCATCGCCATGTTCGCGGTACAGGGCGTGTGCTCCTGGGCCGGCTGCACGACCTCCATGAGCGAGTGCGAGGCCCACCACATCATTTCCTGGCTGCGGTACGGCGCGACCGACATCGAGAACCTCACCGGCCTGTGCCCCACCCACCACAGGTGCAACAACGACCACCGGGACGGCTCCTTTAATAAGGGGTACATGGATTACGACCCCGACACCGGCGGCGCCGTCCTAGTCAAGGCCGACGGCGCCCGCCACACCAACACCACGGATCCGGCCATGCACTCGGCGGTCAACCGGATCCGGGCGAAACGGGCCGCAACGTCGGCTCCGCCACCTGCAGAAACGCACTGGCCCACTTCCCCACCGCCGCCACCGGGGCGCGCGGGGCAGGCGAACCATCGCCCCACCCACCGGATGCCGATGCGGCCCTAA
- a CDS encoding DedA family protein produces MQSIIDWIVGLMETLGAPGVGIAILLENLFPPIPSEVVLPLAGFTVAQGSLNMVNVFIWSVLGSVVGAYVLYGVGVWLGLERLRKIADWMWLVRASDVDSAMNFFTKYGKPSVFFGRLIPGVRSLISIPAGLGKMNLITFGLWTTLGSGIWNAILIYLGFVLGDNWEKATEYADTYSNVIYVVLLLIILGFLVFFIRRAVREKNAAKVQADTADTTK; encoded by the coding sequence ATGCAGAGCATCATCGACTGGATTGTGGGTCTCATGGAGACCCTCGGCGCACCCGGCGTCGGCATCGCGATCCTCTTGGAGAACCTCTTCCCGCCCATCCCATCCGAGGTGGTGCTGCCGCTTGCCGGCTTCACCGTCGCGCAGGGCTCGCTGAACATGGTCAATGTGTTCATCTGGTCCGTGCTGGGCTCCGTCGTCGGCGCATACGTGCTCTACGGGGTCGGCGTGTGGCTGGGACTCGAGCGGCTGCGCAAAATCGCCGACTGGATGTGGCTCGTTCGCGCCTCCGACGTGGACTCCGCGATGAATTTCTTCACCAAATACGGCAAGCCGAGCGTGTTCTTCGGCCGCCTCATCCCCGGCGTGCGTTCGCTCATTTCCATCCCCGCGGGCCTGGGCAAGATGAACCTGATCACCTTCGGCCTGTGGACGACCCTGGGCTCCGGCATCTGGAACGCCATCCTGATCTACCTCGGCTTCGTCCTCGGCGACAACTGGGAGAAGGCCACCGAGTACGCCGACACCTACTCCAACGTGATCTACGTGGTGCTTCTCCTGATCATCCTGGGCTTTTTGGTGTTCTTCATCCGCCGTGCGGTGCGGGAGAAAAACGCGGCGAAGGTGCAGGCTGACACCGCGGACACCACCAAATAA
- the pgi gene encoding glucose-6-phosphate isomerase, producing the protein MHDITSTESWGKLEKLHAEKSRTTLRDLFRADDERAQRYTFDAAGLRVDLSKNLVDGDVAKQLLTLAEEADLKGRIEAMFSGERINTTEDRAVLHTALRAPADAGLEVDGQDVTADVHAVLKQMREFATKLRSGEWVGHTGKTISKVVNIGIGGSDLGPAMAAQALRTYATAGITAEFVSNVDPADMTSVLAEVDAEETLFIVASKTFTTQETLANAHAAKRWLLEQFDGDESAIAKHFVAVSTNAEKVAEFGIDTANMFPFWDWVGGRYSMDSAIGLSLMAVIGPEDFMRMLEGFHAMDQHFRTTPLEENVPVLMGLLNIWYRNFHKAQTHAVLPYSQDLARFPAYLQQLTMESNGKHTRIDGASVDHDTGEIYFGEPGTNGQHAFFQLIHQGTTLVPADFIGFAKPRADLPTATGEGSMHDLLMGNFFAQTKVMAFGKTQQEIEAEGVPHELAPHKVMPGNRPTTTILAEELSPFSLGALIALYEHIVFVEAAIWGINAFDQWGVELGKAQANDLAAAVAGEEAPDTGDSSTDSLIAWYRKHR; encoded by the coding sequence ATGCACGACATCACGTCCACCGAAAGCTGGGGCAAGCTGGAAAAACTCCACGCGGAAAAGTCCCGCACCACCCTGCGGGATTTGTTCCGGGCGGACGATGAGCGTGCGCAGCGCTACACGTTCGACGCGGCCGGGCTCCGGGTGGATCTTTCGAAGAACTTGGTGGACGGAGACGTCGCAAAGCAATTGCTCACGCTCGCGGAAGAAGCGGACCTGAAAGGCCGCATCGAGGCGATGTTTAGCGGCGAGCGCATCAACACCACCGAGGACCGCGCGGTGCTGCACACTGCGCTGCGCGCGCCCGCGGACGCTGGACTGGAGGTGGACGGCCAGGACGTCACCGCGGACGTGCACGCGGTGCTGAAGCAGATGCGCGAGTTTGCCACCAAGCTGCGCAGCGGCGAGTGGGTGGGCCACACCGGAAAAACGATTTCCAAGGTGGTTAACATCGGCATCGGCGGCTCTGACCTGGGGCCGGCCATGGCAGCGCAGGCGTTGCGCACCTACGCCACCGCGGGCATTACCGCGGAGTTCGTCTCCAACGTGGACCCGGCGGACATGACGAGCGTGCTGGCTGAGGTGGATGCGGAAGAAACGCTGTTCATCGTCGCCTCCAAGACGTTCACCACCCAGGAGACGTTGGCCAACGCGCACGCCGCAAAGCGCTGGCTGCTCGAGCAGTTCGATGGCGACGAATCCGCGATTGCGAAGCACTTCGTGGCCGTGTCCACCAACGCGGAGAAAGTGGCGGAGTTTGGCATCGACACTGCCAACATGTTCCCGTTCTGGGACTGGGTAGGCGGGCGCTACTCCATGGATTCCGCGATCGGGCTCAGCCTCATGGCCGTGATCGGCCCGGAAGATTTCATGCGCATGCTCGAAGGCTTCCACGCCATGGACCAACATTTCCGCACCACCCCGCTCGAGGAAAATGTGCCGGTGCTGATGGGCCTTTTGAACATTTGGTACCGCAATTTCCACAAGGCGCAGACGCACGCGGTCCTGCCATACTCGCAGGACCTCGCCCGCTTCCCCGCGTACCTGCAGCAGCTGACCATGGAGTCCAACGGCAAGCACACGCGTATCGACGGCGCAAGCGTCGACCACGACACCGGCGAAATCTACTTCGGCGAGCCGGGCACCAACGGCCAGCACGCGTTTTTCCAGCTGATTCACCAGGGCACCACGCTCGTGCCCGCGGACTTCATCGGCTTTGCCAAGCCCCGCGCGGACCTGCCCACCGCCACCGGCGAGGGCTCCATGCACGACCTGCTCATGGGCAACTTCTTCGCGCAGACGAAAGTCATGGCGTTTGGCAAGACCCAGCAGGAGATTGAGGCCGAGGGCGTGCCGCACGAACTGGCCCCGCACAAGGTGATGCCGGGCAACCGCCCCACCACCACCATCCTGGCGGAGGAGCTCTCCCCATTCAGCCTGGGCGCGCTGATTGCGCTGTACGAACACATCGTGTTCGTCGAGGCCGCGATCTGGGGCATTAACGCCTTCGATCAGTGGGGCGTGGAGCTGGGCAAGGCGCAGGCGAACGACCTGGCCGCCGCCGTCGCGGGCGAAGAGGCACCGGACACGGGCGACTCCTCCACCGATAGCCTGATCGCCTGGTACCGGAAGCACCGCTAA
- a CDS encoding ATP-dependent helicase codes for MNAPILSRFHPQVAQWFGDVFAAPTAVQEQAWRAISDGENALVVAPTGSGKTLAAFLWSLNSLVERAGQQALPIDGANSSTHGGVKVLYISPLKALGVDVENNLRAPLAGIARVAQKLGRDMPDISVGVRSGDTPQSERNRQVRKPPDILITTPESLYLMLTSKAAGILRTVDTVIVDEIHALAGTKRGVHLSLSLERLRRLAGDFQRIGLSATVRPIEAVANFLGPTTTIINPPAEKRWHLDVRVPVDDMSDLPVPEDASTIGDAVFDDAVFDDALEEAEPVQPPGAVNSIWPHIERSIYDEVMAHRSTIVFVNSRRTAERLTSQLNELWAKEHDPEALSPTTRRPPAQLMKSVDTAGHAANVIARAHHGSVSKDERAQTETMLKEGTLRAVVSTSSLELGIDMGAVDLVIQVESPPSVASGLQRVGRAGHTVGAVSEGTFYPKHRSDLVQTAVTVPRMREGLIEELHTPRSPLDVLAQQTVAAVAVEDLDVDEWYDTVRRAWPYRDLAREVFDSVIDLVIGIYPSTDFAELRPRAILEGSVLKARPGAQRVAVTNAGTIPDRGMFGVFLLAGAEDKAPRRVGELDEEMVYESRVGDVFTLGASSWRIENITRDQVQVSPAPGHTGRLPFWTGDGLGRPYELGKALGAFRREAKSSLDESLDERARTNLLQYLEEQEEATGILPDEKTLVLERFTDELGDWRVVLHTPFGKGVNAAWALATGWRVAQETGMDAQAVAGDDGIVLRLPQGDKEPDGAIFQFDADEIADIVTEQVGNSALFASRFRECAARALLLPRRNPGKRAPLWQQRQRAEQLLDVARNYPSFPIILETVRECLQDVYDLPALQEVMRDVNTRRVRIAEVTTDQPSPFASSLLFNYTGAFMYEGDTPLAEKRAAALSLDPSLLAKLLGTVELRELLDGDIIAEVDASLRRLGRAETSEQFADTLRIVGPVPIDELRLHTAVPLESLEQALGARMMRVRIGGREHVAQVLDAPLLRDGLGVPVPPGVAAQVQTIPDALAQLVGRWVRTRGPFTLRDLADAFGLAVGAAHAALQPLVDKDKVIPGRYRQGIEEEEYVAAEVLRIIRSRSLAAARAQTRPVSQSAYGRFLPAWSNVAPVRVTPALRGADGVYSVLEQLAGVRLPASAWESHILPARVGDYSPVMLDELTASGEVTIVGAGKAGARDPWIMLLPADYAAQLMPQVDEPLLSLTQSQVMEKVRRGGGFLFSDLLEPTTTTEELREAMWDLVEAGFLAPDSFAPIRARLAGGKTAHRARRRPSRSRVRSGRTSFAASVPPDMVGRWSLTPTPDDDATRRSVALGESLLDRYGVVTRGSVVAEDILGGFALAYKTLSGFEASGKAMRGYLVEGLGASQFSTPATIDRLRGHQDSDDVVGWPSGAREPHVHVLAATDPANPYGAGLPWPAQGPTRSAGAMVVLIDGLLAAHVTRGGKTMTTFFDTFPDGVGDPMPLVVGALTDAVRAGRMQPLSVEKLDGGPAYSLKEYGATATHKGAKIGGRASAPPKRRGRSVAEALGELDGGEGAGPTFDD; via the coding sequence ATGAACGCGCCGATCCTCAGCCGCTTCCACCCGCAGGTGGCCCAGTGGTTCGGGGACGTCTTCGCCGCGCCGACCGCGGTGCAGGAGCAGGCGTGGCGCGCAATCTCCGACGGCGAAAACGCGCTGGTGGTCGCGCCCACGGGCTCCGGTAAGACGCTGGCGGCGTTTCTGTGGTCGCTGAACTCGCTGGTGGAGCGCGCCGGGCAGCAAGCCTTGCCTATCGACGGCGCGAACAGCTCCACCCACGGCGGCGTGAAAGTCCTCTACATCTCGCCCCTGAAGGCGCTGGGCGTAGACGTGGAGAACAACCTGCGCGCGCCGCTGGCCGGCATCGCGCGGGTGGCGCAGAAGCTGGGCCGCGACATGCCCGACATCTCGGTCGGGGTGCGCTCCGGCGACACCCCGCAGTCCGAGCGCAACCGGCAGGTGCGCAAGCCCCCGGACATCCTTATCACCACGCCGGAGTCGCTGTACCTCATGCTCACCTCGAAGGCGGCGGGCATTTTGCGGACGGTGGACACGGTCATCGTGGACGAGATCCACGCCCTGGCCGGCACGAAGCGCGGCGTGCACCTTTCGCTCTCGCTGGAGCGGCTGCGGCGGCTGGCGGGGGACTTCCAGCGCATCGGCCTGTCGGCCACGGTGCGCCCGATAGAGGCGGTGGCCAACTTCCTCGGGCCGACAACGACCATCATCAACCCGCCCGCGGAAAAGCGCTGGCACCTGGACGTGCGGGTGCCGGTGGACGACATGAGTGACCTGCCCGTGCCGGAGGACGCCTCCACGATCGGCGACGCGGTCTTCGACGACGCGGTGTTCGACGACGCGCTGGAAGAAGCGGAGCCAGTCCAGCCGCCGGGCGCGGTGAACTCCATCTGGCCGCACATCGAGCGTTCCATCTACGACGAGGTGATGGCGCACCGCTCCACCATCGTGTTCGTGAACTCGCGTCGCACCGCCGAGCGGCTGACCAGCCAGCTCAACGAACTCTGGGCGAAGGAGCACGACCCGGAGGCGCTGTCGCCTACGACGCGGCGCCCGCCGGCGCAGCTGATGAAGTCGGTCGACACCGCCGGCCACGCCGCGAACGTGATCGCGCGGGCCCACCACGGCTCAGTGTCCAAAGACGAGCGCGCCCAGACCGAAACCATGCTGAAAGAGGGCACCCTGCGCGCGGTGGTGTCCACCTCCTCGCTGGAGCTGGGCATCGACATGGGCGCGGTCGACCTGGTCATCCAGGTGGAGTCGCCGCCGTCGGTGGCCTCCGGGCTGCAGCGCGTGGGGCGCGCCGGGCACACCGTGGGCGCGGTCTCGGAGGGCACGTTCTACCCGAAGCACCGCTCCGACCTGGTGCAAACGGCGGTGACGGTGCCGCGGATGCGCGAGGGCCTCATCGAGGAGCTGCACACCCCGCGCAGCCCGCTCGACGTGCTGGCGCAGCAGACCGTGGCGGCGGTGGCGGTGGAGGACCTGGACGTCGACGAGTGGTACGACACGGTGCGCCGCGCCTGGCCGTACCGGGACCTGGCGCGCGAGGTGTTCGACTCGGTGATCGACCTGGTCATCGGCATCTACCCGTCCACGGACTTCGCGGAACTGCGCCCGCGCGCCATCCTCGAGGGCTCGGTGCTGAAGGCGAGGCCCGGCGCCCAACGGGTCGCCGTCACCAACGCCGGCACCATCCCGGACCGAGGGATGTTCGGCGTGTTCTTGCTCGCAGGCGCCGAGGACAAGGCCCCCCGCCGCGTCGGAGAGCTCGACGAGGAAATGGTCTACGAGTCCCGCGTCGGCGACGTGTTCACCCTCGGCGCCTCCAGCTGGCGCATCGAGAACATCACCCGCGACCAGGTGCAGGTCTCACCCGCGCCGGGGCATACCGGCCGGCTGCCGTTCTGGACCGGCGACGGGCTGGGCAGGCCCTACGAGCTGGGCAAGGCGCTGGGGGCGTTTCGTCGAGAAGCAAAAAGCTCCCTGGATGAGAGCCTGGACGAGCGGGCGCGGACCAACCTGCTGCAATACCTCGAGGAGCAGGAGGAGGCCACCGGCATCCTGCCGGACGAGAAGACGCTGGTGCTCGAGCGGTTCACCGACGAGCTGGGGGATTGGCGCGTGGTGCTGCACACCCCCTTCGGCAAGGGGGTCAACGCGGCGTGGGCGCTGGCCACCGGGTGGCGGGTCGCGCAGGAGACTGGCATGGACGCCCAGGCGGTCGCGGGCGACGACGGCATAGTGCTGCGCCTGCCGCAGGGCGACAAGGAGCCGGACGGGGCGATCTTCCAATTCGACGCCGACGAGATCGCCGACATCGTCACCGAACAGGTGGGCAACTCCGCCCTGTTCGCCTCGCGGTTCCGCGAGTGCGCCGCCCGCGCCCTGCTGCTGCCGCGCCGCAACCCCGGGAAGCGCGCGCCGCTGTGGCAGCAGCGCCAGCGCGCCGAGCAGCTTCTGGATGTGGCCCGCAACTACCCGAGCTTTCCGATCATTCTCGAGACGGTGCGCGAGTGCCTCCAGGACGTCTACGACCTGCCCGCCCTGCAGGAGGTCATGCGGGATGTGAACACGCGCCGGGTGCGCATCGCCGAGGTGACCACGGACCAGCCGAGCCCCTTCGCCTCGTCGCTGCTGTTCAACTACACCGGCGCGTTCATGTACGAAGGCGACACCCCGCTCGCGGAGAAGCGGGCCGCGGCGCTGTCGCTGGACCCGTCGCTGCTGGCCAAGCTGCTCGGCACCGTTGAGCTGCGGGAACTCTTGGACGGCGACATTATTGCGGAGGTGGACGCGTCGCTTCGCCGGCTGGGGCGCGCCGAGACCTCGGAGCAGTTCGCCGACACCCTGCGCATCGTGGGGCCCGTGCCTATCGACGAGCTCCGCCTCCACACAGCTGTTCCCCTCGAGTCCTTGGAGCAGGCCTTGGGCGCGCGCATGATGCGGGTGCGCATCGGCGGGCGGGAGCACGTCGCCCAGGTGCTGGACGCGCCGCTGCTTCGCGACGGCCTCGGCGTGCCCGTCCCGCCCGGCGTCGCCGCCCAAGTGCAGACCATCCCCGACGCCCTGGCCCAGCTGGTCGGCCGCTGGGTGCGCACCCGCGGGCCGTTCACCCTGCGCGACCTGGCCGACGCCTTCGGCCTGGCGGTCGGCGCGGCGCACGCGGCGCTGCAGCCGCTGGTGGACAAGGACAAGGTCATCCCGGGCCGCTACCGGCAGGGTATTGAAGAAGAGGAATACGTCGCGGCTGAGGTGCTGCGGATCATCCGGTCGCGCTCGCTGGCGGCGGCGCGCGCCCAGACGCGCCCGGTGTCGCAGTCCGCCTACGGGCGCTTCCTGCCCGCGTGGTCGAACGTCGCCCCGGTAAGGGTCACGCCGGCGCTGCGCGGGGCGGACGGGGTCTACTCGGTGCTGGAGCAGCTCGCCGGGGTGCGGCTGCCGGCCAGCGCGTGGGAGTCCCACATCCTGCCGGCCCGGGTGGGCGACTACTCGCCGGTGATGCTCGACGAGCTCACCGCTTCGGGGGAGGTCACCATCGTCGGCGCCGGCAAGGCGGGCGCGCGCGACCCGTGGATCATGCTGCTGCCGGCGGACTACGCCGCCCAGCTCATGCCGCAGGTCGACGAGCCGCTGCTGTCGTTGACCCAGTCCCAGGTGATGGAGAAGGTGCGCCGCGGGGGCGGGTTCTTGTTCAGCGACCTCCTCGAGCCCACAACCACGACCGAGGAGCTGCGCGAGGCGATGTGGGACCTGGTCGAGGCCGGGTTTTTGGCCCCCGACTCGTTCGCGCCGATCCGGGCGCGGCTCGCCGGGGGCAAGACGGCGCACAGGGCTCGCCGGAGGCCGTCGAGAAGCAGGGTGCGCTCGGGGCGGACCTCGTTCGCGGCAAGCGTGCCACCGGACATGGTGGGGCGGTGGTCGCTGACGCCGACGCCCGACGACGACGCGACGCGGCGGTCGGTCGCCTTGGGGGAGAGCCTGCTGGACCGCTACGGGGTGGTCACCCGCGGCTCGGTGGTCGCCGAGGACATCCTCGGCGGGTTCGCGCTCGCGTACAAGACCCTGTCCGGGTTCGAGGCGTCCGGCAAGGCGATGCGCGGCTACCTGGTGGAGGGGCTCGGGGCATCGCAGTTTTCCACCCCGGCGACCATCGACCGGCTGCGTGGTCACCAGGATTCCGACGACGTGGTCGGCTGGCCCTCGGGCGCCCGGGAGCCGCACGTGCACGTGCTGGCGGCGACGGACCCGGCGAACCCCTACGGGGCGGGGCTGCCGTGGCCGGCGCAGGGGCCGACCCGCTCGGCCGGGGCGATGGTGGTGTTGATCGATGGGCTCCTGGCTGCCCACGTCACCCGCGGCGGGAAGACCATGACCACCTTTTTCGACACGTTTCCGGACGGGGTCGGCGACCCGATGCCGCTGGTGGTCGGCGCGCTCACGGACGCGGTGCGGGCGGGCCGGATGCAGCCGCTGAGCGTGGAGAAGCTCGACGGCGGGCCGGCGTATTCGCTGAAGGAGTACGGGGCGACGGCGACCCACAAGGGCGCGAAGATCGGCGGGCGTGCCTCGGCGCCCCCGAAGCGGCGCGGCCGCAGCGTGGCGGAGGCGCTGGGGGAGCTCGACGGCGGCGAAGGTGCCGGACCAACCTTCGACGACTAA
- a CDS encoding chorismate mutase, with product MSELEIRMPSGTDDPLSDAEIQAYRKEIDKLDRVILDAVKRRSEISRAIGKTRMGSGGTRLVHTREVAIINQFRDELGEEGPGLAQILLRLGRGKLG from the coding sequence ATGAGCGAGCTTGAAATCCGCATGCCTTCCGGTACAGACGACCCACTCTCGGACGCGGAGATTCAGGCGTACCGCAAAGAGATCGACAAGCTCGACCGCGTGATCCTCGACGCGGTGAAGCGCCGCAGCGAAATCTCCCGCGCCATCGGCAAAACCCGCATGGGTTCCGGCGGCACCCGCCTGGTGCACACCCGCGAAGTGGCCATAATTAACCAGTTCCGCGACGAACTGGGCGAGGAAGGCCCCGGCTTAGCGCAGATCCTGCTGCGTCTGGGCCGGGGCAAGCTGGGGTAG